Proteins encoded by one window of Anticarsia gemmatalis isolate Benzon Research Colony breed Stoneville strain chromosome 15, ilAntGemm2 primary, whole genome shotgun sequence:
- the LOC142978688 gene encoding poly(A) RNA polymerase gld-2 homolog A-like, with the protein MNEGAPMMYHGSGGFGGPGQMFMMGGQAERQTRHYPLDSLQSLGGSPAGHATPRRWQPRRDRHPNPKDNTAFGYDSDDSSLSSNASGSNKSGEKGEEGSVRERGAGGAGWGGAREWRGRRGHVARPQRRIAPERYLNGSYPFQVKFTPDDLLNGSKWDTLSQEIWDKFIKSQQTEETFRKKMNLWRYLFITIKTIFPRYGLYVVGSTMSGFGLDSSDMDLCLYVRPVDELDPRAHALLHLNYILSYIRSFDPNAELIQAKVPILKFRDSRNGLQVDLNCNNVVGIRNTNLLHCYSRLDWRVRPLVALTKLWAQAHDINDARHRTLSSYSLTLMVIHFLQCGTSPAILPRVSEAGAESRRAHNRTTLAELFLHMLRYYAEFPYDKMAVSVRVGARVPVAECRAARAHKNDPHQWKLLCVEEPFDLTNTARSVYDPDTFDKIVATFRDSYTRLASGLRLADAWPQR; encoded by the exons ATGAACGAAGGTGCGCCGATGATGTACCACGGGAGCGGGGGCTTCGGGGGGCCGGGTCAGATGTTCATGATGGGCGGGCAGGCGGAGCGTCAAACGCGCCACTACCCGCTGGACTCGCTGCAGAGCCTGGGCGGCTCTCCCGCCGGTCACGCCACCCCGCGCCGCTGGCAGCCGCGCCGTGACCGCCACCCCAACCCCAAAGACAACACGGCCTTTGGTTATGACTCTGATGACTCCAGCCTGTCCAGCAACGCCTCGGGCTCCAATAAGTCAGGAGAGAAAG GTGAGGAGGGGTCAGTGCGGGagcggggcgcgggcggcgcgggctgGGGCGGGGCGCGCGAgtggcgcgggcggcgcggacACGTGGCGCGGCCGCAGCGCCGCATCGCGCCCGAACGGTACCTCAACGGCTCCTACCCCTTCCAGGTCAAGTTCACGCCCGACGACTTGCTCAATG GCTCAAAATGGGACACACTATCACAAGAGATTTGGGATAAGTTCATAAAGTCACAACAGACAGAGGAGACTTTCAGAAAGAAAATGAACCTTTGGAGATATCTATTCATCACAATAAAG ACGATATTCCCGCGGTACGGGCTGTACGTGGTGGGGTCGACGATGTCGGGCTTCGGGCTGGACTCGTCCGACATGGACCTGTGCCTGTACGTGCGGCCCGTGGACGAGCTGGACCCGCGCGCGCACGCGCTCCTGCACCTCAACTATATACTCAGCTACATCAGGAGCTTCGATCCTA ATGCAGAGTTGATCCAGGCGAAGGTGCCGATCCTGAAGTTCCGCGACTCTCGTAACGGCCTGCAGGTGGATCTCAACTGTAACAACGTCGTCGGTATACGCAACACTAACTTATTACATTGTTACTCTAGGC TGGACTGGCGCGTGCGGCCGCTGGTGGCGCTGACCAAGCTGTGGGCGCAGGCGCACGACATCAACGACGCGCGCCACCGCACGCTGTCGTCCTACTCGCTCACGCTCATGGTCATACACTTCCTGCAGT GCGGCACGTCGCCGGCCATCCTGCCGCGGGTGAGCGAGGCGGGCGCGGAGTCGCGGCGAGCGCACAACCGCACCACGCTGGCCGAACTGTTCCTGCACATGCTGCGGTACTACGCAGAGTTCCC gTACGACAAGATGGCGGTGTCGGTCCGCGTGGGCGCCCGCGTGCCGGTGGCGGAgtgccgcgccgcgcgggcgCACAAGAACGACCCGCACCAGTGGAAACTGCTCTGTGTCGAAG AGCCGTTCGACCTGACGAACACGGCGCGCTCGGTGTACGACCCCGACACGTTCGACAAGATCGTGGCCACGTTCCGCGACTCGTACACGCGCCTGGCCAGCGGCCTGCGCCTGGCCGACGCCTGGCCGCAGCGATGA